In Abyssisolibacter fermentans, a single genomic region encodes these proteins:
- a CDS encoding MetS family NSS transporter small subunit, protein MPIGAWIMLIFGFIFLYGGLYWSISRARKNKQ, encoded by the coding sequence ATGCCTATTGGAGCATGGATAATGCTTATATTCGGATTTATTTTCTTATATGGTGGTTTATACTGGTCAATTTCTAGAGCTAGAAAGAATAAACAATAA
- a CDS encoding sodium-dependent transporter: MENRQRWNSRTIFIFAAIGSAAGLGNAWRFPYQAATNGGGAFLIPYFIALITAGIPLLIMEFSIGHKFQAGAPTSFGSIKKRSEGIGWWALGIAFVIITYYSVIMAWVFDYLWYSIKLAWGNVPQDFFLNHVLEISSGPGVLGGFSIPVVIGLIIAWIAIYLTIKDGVKSVGKVVKWTVPLPIIMLGILVIRGLTLDGAIDGIKYYLNPDFSKLLDPKVWAAAYGQIFFSLSLAFGVMMAYASYLPKKSDITNNAIITALSNCGISFMAGFAVFGTLGYMALQKGSTVAEVAGSGGVGLAFWVYPEAINLLPFGRVIFALVFFIMLLTLGIDSAFSLVEGIVAGISDKWELNKKKVTRWVVFVGFIISFLYATKAGLHWLDIVDRYVNNFGIISVAFFEAIVVGWVYSAQKVRDYVNPISDIKLGSWYNVMLKYISPLVLLIILVANIIQEVKDAINGTLYGGYPMWSIAIGGWAVTIVVVIVSFILGRTKSSAEKRLAK; encoded by the coding sequence ATGGAAAATAGGCAGAGATGGAATAGCAGAACTATTTTTATTTTTGCAGCTATAGGTTCAGCAGCAGGGCTAGGAAATGCATGGAGATTTCCTTATCAGGCTGCCACAAATGGAGGAGGAGCTTTCTTAATCCCTTATTTTATTGCACTTATTACAGCTGGTATACCTTTATTAATTATGGAATTTTCTATTGGACATAAGTTTCAAGCAGGTGCGCCTACTTCATTTGGTAGCATAAAAAAAAGATCTGAAGGCATAGGTTGGTGGGCACTGGGAATAGCTTTTGTAATTATTACTTATTACAGTGTTATAATGGCTTGGGTATTTGATTATCTATGGTACTCAATTAAATTGGCATGGGGAAATGTACCGCAAGATTTTTTCTTAAATCATGTACTTGAAATTTCTAGCGGACCTGGAGTATTAGGCGGCTTTAGTATTCCTGTAGTTATAGGATTAATTATAGCTTGGATAGCTATCTATTTGACTATTAAAGATGGTGTAAAATCTGTGGGCAAGGTAGTTAAGTGGACAGTACCTTTACCTATAATAATGCTAGGAATACTTGTAATAAGAGGTTTAACGTTAGATGGAGCTATAGATGGTATTAAATACTACTTAAATCCTGATTTTTCAAAACTATTAGATCCCAAGGTTTGGGCAGCAGCATACGGTCAAATATTCTTTTCATTGAGTTTAGCATTTGGTGTAATGATGGCATATGCAAGTTACTTACCTAAAAAATCGGATATTACTAATAATGCTATTATAACTGCACTTTCTAACTGTGGTATTAGCTTCATGGCAGGGTTTGCTGTATTTGGAACATTGGGATATATGGCATTACAAAAAGGTTCAACAGTAGCAGAGGTTGCTGGAAGTGGTGGAGTAGGTTTAGCATTTTGGGTTTATCCTGAAGCTATAAACCTATTACCTTTTGGAAGAGTGATATTTGCATTAGTATTTTTTATTATGTTATTAACATTAGGTATTGATTCAGCGTTTTCTTTAGTAGAGGGTATTGTTGCAGGTATTTCTGATAAATGGGAATTGAATAAGAAAAAAGTAACACGTTGGGTTGTTTTTGTTGGATTTATTATTAGTTTTTTATATGCAACAAAAGCTGGTTTACATTGGTTAGATATAGTTGATAGATATGTTAATAACTTTGGAATTATATCAGTGGCATTTTTTGAAGCAATAGTTGTTGGTTGGGTTTATTCAGCTCAGAAGGTTAGAGACTATGTTAATCCAATATCAGATATAAAACTAGGATCATGGTACAATGTAATGCTAAAATACATTTCACCATTAGTACTTTTGATTATATTAGTTGCTAACATTATTCAAGAGGTTAAAGATGCAATAAACGGTACATTATATGGTGGATATCCAATGTGGTCAATAGCAATTGGAGGTTGGGCAGTAACTATAGTTGTTGTTATAGTCTCTTTCATATTAGGTAGAACTAAATCTAGTGCTGAAAAAAGATTAGCTAAGTAA
- a CDS encoding glucose-6-phosphate isomerase: protein MKKIAVNYKNSLICDEEFEYMAHLVSSSHKKLHQDVDKENSYLGWVNYPIQYSTNLLNKINSAASKIKKNSDAFIVIGIGGSYLGTRAGVSALKHSFFNMLPRARRQAPEIYYAGNNLSATYINHLLDVVKDKDISINVISKSGTTTETAVVFRIIKDLMKEKYSEDELKDRIFITTDKDSGALRTLASLEGFESFVIPSDIGGRFSILTPVGLLPMAVSGININEILKGAKDAFEEYNNDNLMENDCYRYAAIRNIMYNKGKYIEILANYEPSLHYLSEWWKQLFGESEGKDNKGIFPASVDLTTDLHSLGQYIQEGRRDIFETVIKIDDMKSDIVIQSDEENLDGLNYLASKKLSYINKMAMEGTNIAHLDGGCPNITIEVPRMNEYYFGNLIYFFEKACAISGILSGVNPFNQPGVEAYKKNMFALLGKKGFEDLKQKLNNRMNNNI from the coding sequence ATGAAAAAAATAGCTGTAAATTATAAAAATTCATTAATATGTGATGAAGAGTTTGAATATATGGCACATTTAGTATCTTCTTCTCATAAAAAACTTCATCAGGATGTTGATAAAGAAAACTCATATTTAGGTTGGGTAAATTATCCGATTCAATATAGTACTAATTTATTAAATAAAATAAATAGTGCTGCTAGTAAAATTAAAAAGAATTCAGATGCATTTATAGTCATAGGTATTGGAGGATCATATTTGGGTACTAGAGCAGGTGTATCTGCTTTAAAACACAGTTTTTTTAATATGTTACCTAGGGCTCGAAGACAAGCACCTGAGATTTATTATGCAGGTAATAACTTAAGTGCTACATATATTAATCATCTACTTGATGTAGTGAAGGACAAGGATATAAGTATAAATGTTATTTCAAAATCAGGTACAACTACAGAAACAGCAGTCGTTTTTAGAATTATTAAAGATTTGATGAAGGAAAAATATAGTGAAGATGAGTTAAAAGATAGAATTTTCATAACTACGGACAAGGATAGTGGAGCATTAAGAACATTAGCATCTTTAGAAGGGTTTGAATCTTTTGTAATACCAAGTGACATAGGTGGAAGATTTTCTATTTTAACACCTGTAGGATTACTACCAATGGCTGTTTCGGGTATAAATATCAATGAAATCTTGAAAGGTGCTAAAGATGCCTTTGAAGAATATAATAATGATAATTTAATGGAAAATGATTGCTATAGATATGCTGCAATAAGAAATATAATGTATAATAAAGGTAAATATATTGAAATCTTAGCAAATTACGAACCATCACTACATTATTTGAGCGAATGGTGGAAGCAATTATTTGGAGAAAGTGAAGGAAAAGATAATAAGGGTATTTTTCCAGCTTCAGTTGATTTGACTACTGATTTGCATTCATTGGGTCAATATATTCAAGAGGGAAGACGAGATATATTTGAAACTGTAATAAAAATAGACGACATGAAATCAGATATTGTAATACAAAGCGATGAAGAGAATTTAGATGGTTTAAACTATCTAGCTTCAAAAAAATTAAGTTATATAAACAAAATGGCTATGGAAGGAACTAACATAGCGCATTTGGATGGCGGTTGTCCTAATATAACAATAGAAGTACCTAGAATGAATGAATATTATTTTGGTAATCTTATATATTTCTTTGAAAAAGCATGTGCTATAAGTGGTATTTTATCAGGTGTAAATCCATTTAATCAACCCGGGGTTGAAGCGTATAAGAAAAATATGTTTGCGTTATTAGGCAAAAAAGGCTTTGAAGATTTAAAACAAAAACTTAATAATAGAATGAATAACAATATATAA
- a CDS encoding EAL domain-containing protein: MSKIKFKSIKNKMLFVSLFISSFVAIALIIMAYFFTSNSLTYVLDKQYEKNIKDYAYMIDTWLNEKTNEVSIYSRMDVFKKQNWNDASQFLKKELKAEKSVYKDFFISDINGKCKSIVSTDHDYKFSHYIIDITNRDYFTKAIKGQNVISNPLISKFDGEKLIVIASPIKDLKGDIVGVLGAAISLKSLSNIMDILNTNAESSNSVLVNGEGLVLTHFEDSAMMESNIRKESKYISKSFASAAEIILSGESGHVFNSNYKNLYYYSKIPCTNNWRIITEVSKNIVFNPVMKVTKELIVVGFGGILVAIIMSVLLADSISKPIIKLKEVFNIAALGNMSIRANINSDDEIGEAAKDFNKMMDKIGKMTYYDHLTCLPNKRFFNEILVSICNNNKATVVLIGIDELKPINDIYGYNSGDKLLKHIANELKYIVNNKYTVSRVGEDEFAIILDYVENKSEVINFVKNILESLNKIWIIDRKKLHIKTSIGICMDTYKSSSAYDLVKNASIAMHYVKEKGGGTYEFYKEVMNENLFDRMITENSILSGLENNEFYLEFQPIMNIEKQKIIGVEALVRWQSSHKGLIKPDDFIHLAEKNGTIIQLGEWILKSACEQNMKWINCGCTPIIISVNISIVQLRQIDFIESVKRILKETGMDPKYLELEITESVLVCNENIAITLKKFKEMGISIALDDFGTGYSSLSYLNKFNFNTLKIDKSFVSSLGDNMNNKALISSILDIGHNLNMNVTAEGVETEEQLNFLKLKSCDKIQGYLFSPPTNAQSIQNMLIGNKN; encoded by the coding sequence ATGAGTAAAATTAAATTTAAAAGTATCAAAAACAAAATGCTATTTGTTTCATTGTTTATTAGTAGTTTTGTAGCTATAGCTTTAATTATCATGGCATATTTTTTTACAAGTAACAGTTTAACGTATGTTTTAGATAAGCAATATGAAAAAAATATAAAAGATTATGCTTATATGATTGATACTTGGCTTAACGAAAAGACTAACGAAGTTTCTATATATTCAAGAATGGATGTGTTTAAAAAACAAAACTGGAATGATGCATCACAATTTTTAAAGAAAGAACTAAAAGCAGAAAAATCTGTATATAAAGATTTTTTTATTAGTGATATAAATGGTAAGTGTAAAAGCATTGTAAGCACAGATCATGATTATAAATTTTCACATTATATAATAGATATTACTAATAGAGATTATTTTACAAAGGCGATAAAAGGGCAAAATGTAATATCCAATCCACTTATATCAAAATTTGATGGAGAAAAGTTAATTGTTATAGCTTCTCCAATAAAAGATTTAAAAGGAGATATAGTTGGAGTTTTAGGGGCAGCAATATCATTAAAAAGTTTAAGTAATATAATGGATATCTTAAATACCAATGCAGAATCAAGTAACAGCGTATTAGTGAACGGAGAGGGTTTGGTTTTAACTCATTTCGAAGATTCGGCTATGATGGAGAGTAATATCAGAAAAGAATCAAAGTATATTAGCAAAAGCTTTGCAAGTGCAGCTGAAATTATACTTTCAGGCGAATCAGGACATGTCTTTAATAGTAATTATAAAAATTTATATTACTACAGTAAGATACCATGTACGAATAATTGGAGAATAATAACTGAGGTTTCTAAGAATATAGTTTTTAATCCTGTAATGAAGGTAACTAAAGAACTTATTGTAGTAGGTTTTGGGGGAATATTAGTAGCTATCATAATGTCAGTTTTGTTAGCTGATTCTATTTCAAAACCAATTATCAAACTAAAAGAAGTTTTTAACATAGCAGCATTAGGAAATATGAGTATTAGAGCAAATATTAATAGTGATGATGAAATAGGAGAAGCAGCAAAAGACTTCAATAAAATGATGGACAAAATAGGTAAAATGACTTATTATGATCACTTGACTTGTTTACCAAATAAAAGATTTTTTAATGAAATCTTAGTTAGCATATGTAATAATAATAAAGCTACAGTTGTCTTAATTGGTATAGATGAATTAAAACCAATAAATGATATATATGGATATAATTCAGGCGATAAATTATTAAAACATATTGCTAATGAGTTAAAATATATAGTAAATAATAAATATACAGTAAGTAGAGTTGGAGAAGATGAATTCGCTATAATTTTAGATTATGTTGAAAATAAGAGCGAAGTTATAAATTTTGTTAAAAATATATTAGAATCTTTAAATAAGATATGGATAATAGATAGGAAAAAACTTCATATAAAAACTAGTATTGGTATTTGTATGGATACATATAAAAGTAGCAGTGCATACGATTTGGTGAAAAATGCAAGTATAGCTATGCACTATGTAAAGGAAAAAGGTGGAGGTACTTACGAGTTTTACAAAGAGGTTATGAATGAAAATCTTTTTGATAGAATGATTACAGAAAACAGCATTTTAAGTGGATTAGAAAATAATGAATTCTATTTAGAGTTTCAACCAATAATGAATATAGAAAAGCAAAAAATAATAGGTGTCGAAGCATTGGTAAGATGGCAAAGTTCACATAAAGGATTGATAAAACCTGACGACTTTATACATTTAGCAGAAAAAAATGGCACAATAATACAATTAGGTGAATGGATATTGAAATCTGCATGTGAGCAAAACATGAAATGGATAAATTGTGGTTGTACTCCTATAATAATATCTGTAAATATTTCAATTGTTCAGCTAAGGCAAATTGATTTTATAGAGAGTGTTAAAAGGATATTAAAGGAAACTGGAATGGATCCTAAGTATTTAGAACTTGAAATAACAGAAAGTGTATTAGTGTGTAATGAAAATATTGCAATAACTTTAAAGAAATTTAAAGAAATGGGTATAAGTATAGCTTTAGACGATTTTGGAACAGGATATTCTTCATTAAGCTATTTGAATAAATTTAATTTCAATACACTAAAGATAGATAAATCATTTGTATCTAGTTTAGGAGATAATATGAATAATAAAGCTTTAATTTCGTCAATACTAGATATAGGGCATAATCTAAATATGAATGTAACTGCTGAAGGAGTAGAAACTGAAGAACAGTTAAATTTCTTAAAATTAAAGAGTTGTGATAAAATACAGGGATACCTGTTTAGCCCACCAACAAATGCTCAAAGCATACAAAATATGTTAATAGGAAACAAAAACTAG
- a CDS encoding PP2C family protein-serine/threonine phosphatase: METTFECNFAFDILDGMIDWVRVVSIEGKVIYANKTLVKDIGESIIGSKCYTLLCKDDKCKNCISKKTIETGMSHTKEEAVEDKIFSVKSSPIRDEKGNIYAAVEVFRDITKQKNLEEQITSENIKMENDIEFAMLLQQKILPHKGEFSSIKVDYIYEPSKHLSGDIFDIFEIDDRYLGVYISDVVGHGVTASMMTMFIRQTMRAIKDVHKRPADALSELHKSFVQLRLDDDKYFTIFYGIIDKVEKVFTYTNAGHNCIPVLIKDDRIILLEMQGYPITNLFDNIEYKEKNIDLAKGDSLLLYTDGIIEAKNEQDELLGFEKFIEIIKENKNDKILDIIQNKMRQLRYVNKQDDLAILKVKF, from the coding sequence TTGGAAACGACATTTGAATGTAATTTTGCATTTGATATATTAGATGGAATGATAGACTGGGTAAGGGTTGTAAGTATTGAAGGTAAAGTAATATATGCTAATAAAACACTAGTAAAAGATATAGGTGAATCAATAATTGGTTCTAAATGTTATACATTATTATGCAAGGATGATAAATGTAAAAATTGTATATCCAAAAAGACAATAGAAACTGGTATGTCTCATACTAAAGAGGAAGCTGTTGAAGATAAAATATTTTCTGTAAAAAGTTCTCCTATAAGAGATGAAAAGGGTAATATATATGCAGCTGTTGAAGTTTTTAGAGACATTACAAAGCAGAAAAATCTTGAAGAACAGATTACAAGTGAAAATATAAAAATGGAGAACGATATTGAATTTGCAATGTTATTGCAACAAAAAATACTTCCACATAAAGGAGAATTTAGTTCTATTAAAGTAGATTATATCTATGAACCATCTAAACATTTAAGTGGAGACATCTTTGATATTTTTGAAATTGATGATAGGTATTTAGGAGTATATATAAGTGATGTAGTTGGACATGGTGTAACTGCATCAATGATGACAATGTTTATTAGGCAGACGATGAGAGCTATAAAAGATGTTCATAAGAGGCCCGCAGATGCATTGAGCGAGTTGCATAAAAGTTTTGTGCAGCTGAGGTTAGATGATGATAAATATTTTACAATCTTCTATGGTATAATAGATAAAGTTGAAAAAGTTTTTACTTATACTAATGCTGGGCATAATTGTATACCTGTTTTAATAAAAGATGATAGGATAATATTATTAGAGATGCAAGGATATCCTATTACTAATTTATTTGATAATATAGAATATAAAGAAAAAAATATTGATTTAGCTAAAGGAGATAGCCTTTTACTATACACAGATGGTATAATAGAAGCTAAAAATGAACAGGATGAATTGCTTGGATTTGAAAAATTCATTGAGATAATAAAAGAAAATAAAAATGACAAAATATTAGATATAATACAAAATAAAATGAGACAATTACGCTATGTTAATAAGCAAGATGATTTAGCTATTTTAAAAGTTAAATTTTAA